The DNA window CGTTGCTCTCCTCTGCCGTAGAGAATCCCGCATATTGGCGGATGGTCCACGGGCGGCCAGCATACATCGTCGCCTTCACGCCGCGCGTGAACGGCGCGAAGCCGGGCAAGCCGGGATCAGTTGCATCTGCTTGCGTATAGAGCGGCTTCAGCGCGAAACCCTCGGGCATTTCGCGGGATAAATCGCGGCCCTTGGATTCCTTGTCAGCCAGAGCATTCCAATCGGAAACGGTCGGCTTATCTGTCATATCAGGTCCTTTAAGCGGCCGCGCTTGGCCTTTCGCTGACACGAGAATGCCATGCCGTCAGCGCTGCACAATCTTGCGGCGCAGGGCAACCCGCAAAGGCCGAAAAATCCATAGTTGTCAGCAGCGCAATGTCCGCAATCGAGTAGCTGTCACTCGCCAGAAATTCGCGGCCCTCCAATGACTTATCAAAGAACCGATAGGCCTCTTCGACACGCGGACGAGCGGCCTCGCCATATTCGGCATTCCGGCCCGGAATTGCAGCAGTAAACGCATGGGTGTGCACCCAGACCGCTCCCACCGGAATCATCAGGATCATCTCCACGCGGCGCAGCCACATATCAATCTGCGCGGCTTCGACCGGCTCCGTTCCAAACATGGCCGGCTCTGGATGAAGCCCCTCGAGATAGCGGCAGATCGAAATGCTTTCGCTAATCACCGTGCCATCATCCAGCTTCAAGGCTGGCGTTTGGCCGCGCGGATTGATCGCAAGAAATTCTTCCGATTTCTGCTCGCGCTTGGGAATGGAGATTTCCCGGCTTGGCAGATCAATACCCTTTTCCGCCGCGAAAATACGGACGCGGCGCGGATTGGGTGCCGGGTTCGGGCTATCAAAGAACAGCACTATTTGCCCTTAAATTCCGCTTTGCGTTTTTGCAGGAATGCCATGCCGCCCTCCATCGCATCGGCGCTAGCCCCGGCTAGGCGCTGGCCTTCGGCTTCGTTGACGAAGACTTCGGGTAATGTTCCGTCCAGCGCCAGATTGATGTTCGCTTTCATTGTCCGGATCGCGAGCGTCGGCCCATTGGCGAGTTTTTCTGCCAGAGCGCGTGCTTCATCCATCAAACTGTCAGCCTCGACCGCCTTATAGACCAGACCCCAATCTTCGGCTTGTTCGCCGCTGATCTTCTCGCCCAGCATCATCATGCGGGTTGCACGGG is part of the Pontixanthobacter gangjinensis genome and encodes:
- a CDS encoding glutathione S-transferase family protein codes for the protein MLFFDSPNPAPNPRRVRIFAAEKGIDLPSREISIPKREQKSEEFLAINPRGQTPALKLDDGTVISESISICRYLEGLHPEPAMFGTEPVEAAQIDMWLRRVEMILMIPVGAVWVHTHAFTAAIPGRNAEYGEAARPRVEEAYRFFDKSLEGREFLASDSYSIADIALLTTMDFSAFAGCPAPQDCAALTAWHSRVSERPSAAA